One window from the genome of Nicotiana sylvestris chromosome 9, ASM39365v2, whole genome shotgun sequence encodes:
- the LOC104220223 gene encoding E3 ubiquitin-protein ligase RGLG3 isoform X2: MGNQESALNDAHSDYYHHSPEHVRNQIGSNPQHQPTTYAESSTDSNYRAQVTSHDGGSDRANYQRNQQASYIADNYNSLDEVITALREAGLESSNLILGIDFTKSNEWAGKHSFNRRSLHSVGHTANPYEQAISIIGRTLSPFDEDNLIPCFGFGDATTHDQHVFSFYPDHRPCHGFEEALARYKEILPYLILSGPTSFAPIVNTAIDIVEANNGQYHVLVIVADGQVTRSTDTPSGSLSPQEQATVNSIVAASEYPLSIILVGVGDGPWDEMQRFDDNIPQRAFDNFQFVNFTKIMSERSAKEKKEATFALAALMEIPIQYRATQRLQFRESKRGPRTRPLPPPREVIDHDSAVKSLPHPTSYEPVDSGAAERDCPICLTNPKDMTFGCGHLITYSSYS; encoded by the exons ATGGGGAATCAAGAGTCTGCCTTAAATGACGCTCACAGTGATTATTATCACCACAGCCCAGAACATGTAAGAAATCAAATTGGCTCCAATCCTCAACATCAACCTACGACTTATGCAGAAAGCTCCACGGATTCTAATTATCGAGCTCAAGTTACATCACATGACGGAGGATCAGATAGAGCGAACTATCAAAGGAACCAGCAAGCCTCTTACATAGCTGATAACTATAACTCTTTGGATGAG GTTATTACCGCATTGCGAGAAGCAGGCCTTGAATCGTCAAACTTGATTCTTGGCATTGATTTCACCAAAAGCAATGAGTGGGCAG GAAAACATTCATTCAACAGAAGAAGCCTCCACTCAGTTGGTCACACAGCTAACCCATACGAGCAAGCCATCTCTATAATTGGGCGAACTTTGTCTCCTTTTGATGAGGACAACTTGATACCTTGTTTTGGATTTGGTGATG CAACCACACACGATCAGCATGTGTTTAGCTTTTACCCTGATCATCGCCCTTGCCATGGATTTGAGGAAGCTCTTGCAAGATATAAGGAAATTCTTCCTTATCTGATATTATCAG GTCCAACTTCATTTGCCCCAATAGTCAACACTGCAATAGATATAGTGGAAGCAAATAATGGGCAGTACCATGTCCTTGTCATTGTTGCAGATGGACAG gtAACAAGGAGCACTGACACTCCATCTGGAAGCCTTAGCCCTCAAGAACAGGCTACTGTAAATTCTATTGTTGCTGCTAG TGAATATCCTCTTTCAATTATTCTGGTCGGTGTTGGAGATGGCCCGTGGGATGAAATGCAACGGTTTGATGATAACATTCCCCAACGGGCATTTGATAACTTCCAG TTCgtcaattttacaaaaatcatgTCTGAGCGTTCAGCGAAGGAAAAGAAGGAAGCAACCTTTGCTCTTGCCGCACTCATGGAAATTCCGATTCAGTACCGAGCCACTCAAAGGCTTCAATTCAGAGA AAGCAAAAGAGGCCCTCGTACAAGGCCACTTCCTCCTCCTCGTGAAGTAATTGATCATGACAGTGCAGTCAAATCATTGCCGCATCCGACAAGCTATGAACCTGTTGACTCTGGAGCTGCAGAAAGA GATTGTCCCATTTGCTTGACAAACCCAAAGGACATGACTTTTGGATGTGGTCATCTG ATTACCTACAGCTCTTACTCATGA
- the LOC104220223 gene encoding E3 ubiquitin-protein ligase RGLG3 isoform X1, translating into MGNQESALNDAHSDYYHHSPEHVRNQIGSNPQHQPTTYAESSTDSNYRAQVTSHDGGSDRANYQRNQQASYIADNYNSLDEVITALREAGLESSNLILGIDFTKSNEWAGKHSFNRRSLHSVGHTANPYEQAISIIGRTLSPFDEDNLIPCFGFGDATTHDQHVFSFYPDHRPCHGFEEALARYKEILPYLILSGPTSFAPIVNTAIDIVEANNGQYHVLVIVADGQVTRSTDTPSGSLSPQEQATVNSIVAASEYPLSIILVGVGDGPWDEMQRFDDNIPQRAFDNFQFVNFTKIMSERSAKEKKEATFALAALMEIPIQYRATQRLQFRESKRGPRTRPLPPPREVIDHDSAVKSLPHPTSYEPVDSGAAERDCPICLTNPKDMTFGCGHLTCKECGVTITTCPLCREPITTRIRLYG; encoded by the exons ATGGGGAATCAAGAGTCTGCCTTAAATGACGCTCACAGTGATTATTATCACCACAGCCCAGAACATGTAAGAAATCAAATTGGCTCCAATCCTCAACATCAACCTACGACTTATGCAGAAAGCTCCACGGATTCTAATTATCGAGCTCAAGTTACATCACATGACGGAGGATCAGATAGAGCGAACTATCAAAGGAACCAGCAAGCCTCTTACATAGCTGATAACTATAACTCTTTGGATGAG GTTATTACCGCATTGCGAGAAGCAGGCCTTGAATCGTCAAACTTGATTCTTGGCATTGATTTCACCAAAAGCAATGAGTGGGCAG GAAAACATTCATTCAACAGAAGAAGCCTCCACTCAGTTGGTCACACAGCTAACCCATACGAGCAAGCCATCTCTATAATTGGGCGAACTTTGTCTCCTTTTGATGAGGACAACTTGATACCTTGTTTTGGATTTGGTGATG CAACCACACACGATCAGCATGTGTTTAGCTTTTACCCTGATCATCGCCCTTGCCATGGATTTGAGGAAGCTCTTGCAAGATATAAGGAAATTCTTCCTTATCTGATATTATCAG GTCCAACTTCATTTGCCCCAATAGTCAACACTGCAATAGATATAGTGGAAGCAAATAATGGGCAGTACCATGTCCTTGTCATTGTTGCAGATGGACAG gtAACAAGGAGCACTGACACTCCATCTGGAAGCCTTAGCCCTCAAGAACAGGCTACTGTAAATTCTATTGTTGCTGCTAG TGAATATCCTCTTTCAATTATTCTGGTCGGTGTTGGAGATGGCCCGTGGGATGAAATGCAACGGTTTGATGATAACATTCCCCAACGGGCATTTGATAACTTCCAG TTCgtcaattttacaaaaatcatgTCTGAGCGTTCAGCGAAGGAAAAGAAGGAAGCAACCTTTGCTCTTGCCGCACTCATGGAAATTCCGATTCAGTACCGAGCCACTCAAAGGCTTCAATTCAGAGA AAGCAAAAGAGGCCCTCGTACAAGGCCACTTCCTCCTCCTCGTGAAGTAATTGATCATGACAGTGCAGTCAAATCATTGCCGCATCCGACAAGCTATGAACCTGTTGACTCTGGAGCTGCAGAAAGA GATTGTCCCATTTGCTTGACAAACCCAAAGGACATGACTTTTGGATGTGGTCATCTG ACATGCAAGGAGTGTGGTGTCACAATAACAACATGTCCTTTATGCCGGGAGCCCATTACAACTCGCATAAGACTGTACGGCTAG